In one Brassica oleracea var. oleracea cultivar TO1000 chromosome C9, BOL, whole genome shotgun sequence genomic region, the following are encoded:
- the LOC106313370 gene encoding mitochondrial chaperone BCS1-like: MFETGAIWGITGTTVTSFMFIWAMYSQYVPRHLRVTVEKYGYKMVGWVSFYVHIKFTEYTEEGLKRSENYDAIRSYLSTNSAARAQRLKANESKNSKSLVLSMDDHEEVEDEFNGVKVKWYSNVKVTQTQSNYGRTSSDERRFFTLTFHRRHRGMIIETYLNHVIDEGKAIGLRNRERKLYTNNSSSEWYPWRSGKWSNVPFHHPATFETLAMDPEKKERIKKDLIKFSKGKDYYKKVGKPWKRGYLLFGPPGTGKSTMISAIANFLDYDVYDLELTTVKDNSELKKLLLDTKGKSIIVIEDIDCSLDLTGQRKSKKEEDEEDDAEKKKEAEKKEKKEAEKLSKVTLSGLLNSIDGLWSACSDEKIIIFTTNFVDKLDPALIRRGRMDNHIEMSYCKFEAFKVLAKNYLDIESHELYGEIERLLEETDVSPADVAETLMPKSDEDDADVCIKRLVKTVEEEKEKAKKLAEEEEKSKAEKEEKRKKKKEEEAEKKKIEEEEKKKKTEEEDKKENEKKVKGSEENGDVSVNGIK; the protein is encoded by the coding sequence ATGTTTGAAACCGGAGCAATATGGGGTATAACCGGCACGACGGTGACGAGCTTTATGTTCATTTGGGCTATGTACTCACAATACGTGCCTCGCCATCTCCGAGTCACCGTGGAGAAATACGGCTACAAGATGGTCGGATGGGTCTCTTTCTACGTCCACATCAAGTTCACAGAATACACAGAAGAAGGCCTCAAGAGAAGCGAGAACTACGACGCCATACGCAGCTATCTATCCACCAACTCAGCCGCTCGTGCGCAGAGGCTAAAGGCTAACGAGTCAAAAAACAGCAAGTCCTTGGTGCTTAGCATGGACGACCACGAGGAAGTTGAAGATGAGTTCAATGGTGTGAAGGTGAAGTGGTACTCCAACGTGAAAGTGACTCAGACTCAGTCTAACTACGGTCGAACCAGCTCGGACGAGAGAAGGTTCTTCACGCTTACTTTCCATAGGAGACACAGAGGGATGATCATTGAGACATATCTTAATCATGTGATAGATGAAGGGAAAGCTATAGGGTTGAGGAATAGAGAGAGGAAGCTTTACACTAACAACTCAAGCTCAGAGTGGTATCCCTGGAGGTCAGGTAAGTGGAGCAATGTCCCTTTCCATCATCCCGCGACGTTCGAGACTTTGGCTATGGATCCTGAGAAGAAAGAAAGGATCAAGAAGGATCTGATAAAGTTTAGCAAAGGGAAAGATTATTACAAGAAGGTTGGGAAGCCATGGAAGAGAGGCTACCTCTTGTTCGGTCCCCCCGGGACAGGGAAGTCGACGATGATATCCGCGATAGCGAACTTCTTGGACTATGATGTTTATGATCTTGAGCTAACCACCGTGAAGGACAACTCAGAGTTGAAGAAGCTGTTGCTTGATACAAAAGGTAAGTCTATCATTGTGATTGAAGATATTGATTGCTCTCTCGATCTTACGGGGCAGAGGAAAAGTAAGAAGGAGGAAGATGAAGAGGATGACGCGGAGAAGAAGAAGGAAGCTGAGAAGAAGGAGAAGAAGGAAGCTGAGAAGCTTAGTAAAGTGACACTCTCAGGGCTGTTGAACTCCATTGATGGGTTATGGTCAGCTTGTAGTGATGAGAAGATTATTATATTCACAACGAACTTTGTGGACAAGCTTGATCCAGCTTTGATAAGGAGAGGGAGGATGGATAACCATATTGAGATGTCTTATTGCAAGTTTGAAGCATTCAAGGTGTTGGCTAAGAACTACTTGGATATTGAGTCACATGAGTTGTATGGAGAGATAGAAAGATTGCTCGAGGAAACCGATGTGTCTCCTGCTGATGTTGCGGAGACTTTGATGCCGAAGTCTGATGAAGATGATGCAGATGTTTGCATCAAGCGTTTGGTCAAGACTGTGGAAGAAGAGAAGGAGAAGGCAAAGAAGTTGGCTGAGGAAGAAGAGAAGAGTAAAGCAGAGAAGGAGGAGAAGAGGAAGAAGAAGAAAGAAGAGGAAGCGGAGAAGAAGAAGATAGAGGAAGAAGAGAAGAAGAAGAAGACAGAGGAAGAAGACAAGAAGGAGAATGAAAAGAAAGTGAAGGGCTCGGAGGAAAACGGCGACGTTTCTGTAAATGGTATCAAGTAA